CCAAGCACTGAATATCAACGTATTGCTGAGCTTTCTCAAGATATTCCTGGACTTATCTTGTTGACTGCAACACCTGACCAATTGGGTCACCGCAGTCACTTTGCGCGTTTACAGCTACTCGATCCAGACCGCTTCTACGACTACGACGTGTTTGTTGAAGAAGAAAGTCATTATAAAGAAGTCGCAGAAGCAGCGAACAACCTACTACAAGACAAAAAGTTAGACGCAAAAGAAGAGCAAACACTTTGTACACTGCTAAAAGAAACCGATATTTCTGAGCTACTTGCTAAGGCACAAAGTGGCGATAGCGACGCCAAAGCTGAAATCTTGTCCATGTTACTAGACCGTCATGGTACTGGCCGTATTCTATTTAGAAATAGCCGCAGTGGCATTGATGGCTACCCAAGTCGTTTGTTACATCAATACCCAGTACCTTTACCAAAGCAATACAAAACAGCAATGGCGGTAATGGGTAACATTGGTGGTATTCAAAGTCCTGAATTTAACGCGATGCGTGCTTTGTTCCCAGAAAAAATCTTCCAAGAGTTTGAAGGTGAAGGAAGCAGCTGGGCGCAGTTTGACCCGCGCGTTGAGTGGTTGATTGCTAAATTAAAAGAGTTAAAGCACGAAAAAGTACTGCTTATTTGTGCCAAAGCGGAAACCGCAATTAGCCTTGAACAAGTGTTACGTGAGCGCGAAGCAATTAAAGCGGCAGTGTTCCACGAAGGCATGTCTATCATTGAGCGCGACCGCGCGGCAGCGTTTTTTGCTGATGAATATGATAGCGCGCAAGTATTGCTCTGCTCTGAAATTGGCTCTGAAGGTCGTAACTTCCAGTTCTCACATCATTTGGTGCTATTTGACCTACCACTTAACCCTGACTTACTTGAGCAACGTATTGGTCGTCTTGACCGTATTGGCCAAAAGCACGACATCAATATTCACGTGCCTTACTTTGAAAGTACTGCACAGGAAGTATTACTACGTTGGTATCACGAGGGCTTAGATGCGTTCGAAACCACTAGCACCACAGGGCAAATGCTGTATAAGTCTTTCTCTGATGATTTGTTAGCGCTGATCGCTGAACACAACTGTGACGAAGACGAATTAGATCCTCTATTGGAGCAAGCCGCAAAAGAAAACGCACAGCTGCGCACAAAGATGGAGCAAGGTCGAGACCGCCTACTTGAGCTTCACTCAAGTGGCCAAGGTAAAACAGATAATATCGTTGCTGAACTTGAAGCACTTGATAACGACGTAATTTTGCCTGCGTTTATGATTAATGTGTTTGATACTTTTGGTGTTAACCAAGAAGACAAAGGCGAGAATACGATTATTCTCAAACCTACCGAGCACATGCTTAACCCTTCTTTCCCTTGTTTGAAAGACGATGGCATCACAGTGACTTTTGACCGTAACACCTCACTGTCACAAGAAGACGCGCATTTCATCAGCTGGGATCACCCCATGGTCAGCGGCGTAATGGATATGATCTGTAACGATGACTTTGGTTGTGCATCAGTGGCACTGCTTAAAAATAACAAGTTACCTGTCGGTACTTTCTTTGTTGAAATGATCTTCGTTGCAGAAGCTTCTGCGCCTAAGTCTCTTCAAGTGGGCCGCTTTTTACCGCCAACTCCAATTCGCGTCCTAATGGATAAAGGTGGCAATGACTTAGCGCAAAACGTGGCGTTTGATGCATTCAATCAACAGCTTTCTGCCGTTGGCAGACAAACCGGCAGTAAGCTAGTTAATGCGCTACAAAGCGCTATTCACCCACTTATTACTCAAGCTGGCGATATTGCACAAACTCAACTTGAAAGCATTCAAGCCAGCGCGATGGATAAAATGCAAAAGCAATTAGGTGATGAGCAAGGTCGTTTGCAAGCACTTAAGGCTATCAATCCGAACATCCGTGATGAAGAAGTTCAAGTATTTGATAAACAAAGAGCTGAGCTGAGCACACACATTGAAAAAGCGCAGCTTAAATTGGATGCGATTCGTTTAATTGTGGTTGCAAACCAGTAAATCTCCCACACCGAAAGAGAGCTGCGGCTCTCTTTCTCGCTACCGCTCACTTAGCAACTCATATATAATACGCGGCTTCGTTCTGTTCATGCTGAGGCAGCTGGTGTTACTAAATTACGCTCCCCCCCTTTCTCCCTATCTTGATATTTTGTACCAAGATGAAGATATGTTGGTGATCAACAAACCAAGCGGGTTACTCACCGTACCTGGTAAAGATCCAAAGCATTGGGACAGCGCTATCGCCAGAGTGAATTTTGTCTACCCTACGGCAAGAATTGTGCATCGCCTTGATATGGCAACATCCGGCGTACTGTGCCTTGCTATGAATAAAGCAGCGCATCGCCATCTGAGCATTCAATTTCAAGACCGGTTAACCCACAAACACTACATCGCCCGAGTTCATGGCAAATTACAACAGCAAACGGGTTCTGTTGATTTACCGCTGGTGTGTGATTGGCCTAACCGCCCTAAGCAAATGGTTTGTCATGAGAGCGGGAAACCTTCATTAACGCATTTTGAAGTCATGGAATATGAAGCACAAGCAACACGCGTCAAGCTAACTCCCATCACAGGACGCTCTCATCAACTCAGAGTACATATGCTTTCGCTTGGACACGTTATCCTAGGTGATAGACTATACGCTACGGGAGAGGCGTTAACGGCGGCTTCACGTCTACAGTTGCATGCAGAGATGCTGCAAATTTCACATCCAACAACCGCTGAGATGATGACCTTTACTGCAGCAGTTCCTTTCTAAGTAACCTGATTACTCTGTTAGTTAGAAACGGTTTAGAAACTGTGGTCTTCGAAAAATTAAGCAAATTTAGCGTTGCCAGCTAACGCTCAGATTAACGTTTGCTTAGTCACTAAACAAAGCGAGTAAAAAGCACGCGGTTAACACATAAATTGCATTACTATGGTTTCGTGATCGGCAGATGTTTTATATACTGTAATTGTTCCCTAGCTCGTAGGACAGCTGATTAAGTCCCTGAGCCGATAAATTTCTTTCAGGATAGCAGTTTGTTTACTATTGAGCATGCTCGGCATGTACCGAGAAGCCTACGGTAGGCTGTTGCTCTCCGCCTTGAACCTCAGGGTTCAAGGGCTGACATCGGCATCCGCGAAGCCGGGGAACAATCTTTCCCACTCTACACTTGTCATTGCTTCAGAGCTAACTCGCTTTTACACATACTCAATAAACCACATCTCCAACTCCATACTATAAAAGCGGCCACTTAGTTAACGCCGCAAGGCAAAAGAAATCGCGAGATAAACGCTAGAAAAGAGTCGCGAGATAAACTCTAGAAAAGAGTCGCGAGATAAACTCTAGAAAAGAGTCGCGAGATAAACTCTAGAAAAGAGTCGCGAGATAAACTCTAGAAAAGAGTCGCGAGATAAACTCGCTGCTACGAAGGATTATTGCAAGCTACGCTCATATCTCAGTGTTCTTGCTTATTACTAGTTAGTACCAACTCACTACAAGACATCTTTATATGGAAGGAAAAACCATCAAAAACTTTCATTTTTATTGATAACCTTTTGTTCTATTCCATAGTCAAAGAATATTTTAGACCAATCAACAAAACCTCTATAGTAGCGCGTTATTTTCATATATTTCGAAAGGTATTCTGATGTCTTTTGCTGTTATCGCCGCGTTGGCGGTTTTTATTGCCATACTTTTCGGTCTTTACCGCTTTCAACAGCGCTCCGAAACCCTGTCACGAACAGTATTATTAGGCTTAGTTGCGGGTAGCCTATTTGGACTCGCCCTACAATTTGTTTTCTCAGGTGACTTAATCACCAAACAGACTGTACTAGATTGGGTTGCGATTGTTGGTAGCGGCTATGTCAATCTTCTCAAAATGGTCATCATGCCATTGGTCTTAGTTTCTATGATTGCCGCGGTCGTAAAATTAGATAATCAAGGCTCTCTTGGAAAAATCTCGTTTGTCACCATCGCAATTTTAGTTTTTACCACGGCCATTGCGGCGCTCATTGGTATTTTTATCACTCAAGCATTTGGTTTAAGCGCTGAAGGTTTAGTCGAAGGTGCACGCGAAACTGCCAGAATAGCGGTACTTGAAGAACGCGCAACAGCCGTTGCCGATTTAACCATTCCACAAATGCTGCTTAGCTTTGTACCAACCAATCCGTTTGCTGACTTAACTGGCGAGCGTTCTACCTCGATTATCGCCGTGGTGATTTTTGGTGTATTAACTGGTATTGCTGCTCGCAGAGCCATCTTGGAAGAGTCAGACTTAAGTAGCCCAATAAAAAATGCAGTTGAAGGCACACAGGCAGTTGTGCTGAGATTAGTACGTATGATCATCGCCCTCACGCCCTATGGTGTAGCTGGCTTGATGGCCAAAGTGATCGCCACATCTAGCATGGCTGACATTATTAGCTTACTCGGTTTTATTATTGCCTCTTACGTTGCCATTTTACTGATGTTTTTGGTGCATGGTTTGTTAGTTACTTTGGTTGGTGAAAACCCAAAGCATTTCTTCCAAAAAATTTGGCCTGTTTTAACTTTTGCTTTCACCTCACGAAGCTCTGCAGCAACCATCCCATTGAACGTTGAAGCGCAGATCCACAAGCTTAATGTTCCCCCTGCGATTGCAAACCTTTCTGCATCGTTTGGTGCGACAATCGGACAAAATGGCTGCGCTGGCATTTATCCTGCAATGCTTGCTGTAATGGTTGCGCCAACGGTAGGAATTGACCCGTTCGCACTCGACTTTATTGTCTCTTTAGTGGCTATGGTTGCAATTAGCTCGTTTGGTATTGCGGGTGTTGGAGGCGGTGCCACTTTCGCGGCGCTGGTGGTATTACCTGCGATGGGACTACCAGTGACAATTGCTGCGCTGCTTATTTCTATTGAGCCATTAATTGATATGGCAAGAACGGCACTCAATGTATCGGGCTCAATGACCGCAGGTACAGTGACAAGTCGCTTGTTAAAGCAAAAGCACAATAACGAAGCGATATAGTGCTATGACAGCTTAAGGGCCAGTTAGTTATTCTGGCCCTTCACTTTTAATCAATCACGAGCTTTGCAGTGCCAAGCCAAAAAGACAGCAAGGAC
This portion of the Pseudoalteromonas sp. GCY genome encodes:
- a CDS encoding L-cystine transporter, which produces MSFAVIAALAVFIAILFGLYRFQQRSETLSRTVLLGLVAGSLFGLALQFVFSGDLITKQTVLDWVAIVGSGYVNLLKMVIMPLVLVSMIAAVVKLDNQGSLGKISFVTIAILVFTTAIAALIGIFITQAFGLSAEGLVEGARETARIAVLEERATAVADLTIPQMLLSFVPTNPFADLTGERSTSIIAVVIFGVLTGIAARRAILEESDLSSPIKNAVEGTQAVVLRLVRMIIALTPYGVAGLMAKVIATSSMADIISLLGFIIASYVAILLMFLVHGLLVTLVGENPKHFFQKIWPVLTFAFTSRSSAATIPLNVEAQIHKLNVPPAIANLSASFGATIGQNGCAGIYPAMLAVMVAPTVGIDPFALDFIVSLVAMVAISSFGIAGVGGGATFAALVVLPAMGLPVTIAALLISIEPLIDMARTALNVSGSMTAGTVTSRLLKQKHNNEAI
- the rapA gene encoding RNA polymerase-associated protein RapA, translated to MNFSLGQRWISDTESDLGLGTIVALEGRQVTILFPASGENRVYSVQEAPVTRVVFNPGDVIRHVEEWELRVDSVEEQNGLFCYHGTRVDNEEETSFKETFLDHFLKFNKPQDRLFAGQIDRFDRYTLRYQTWQHQFDKEQSHLKGLIGQRASLIPHQLYIADEVGKRFAPRVLLSDEVGLGKTIEAGMILHQQILSGRANRVLIVVPENLQHQWLVEMLRRFNLHFSIFDEERCSEAYADAPNVFETEQLVLVSLEFITKKRRWFEQATLADWDLLIVDEAHHLTVTKEKPSTEYQRIAELSQDIPGLILLTATPDQLGHRSHFARLQLLDPDRFYDYDVFVEEESHYKEVAEAANNLLQDKKLDAKEEQTLCTLLKETDISELLAKAQSGDSDAKAEILSMLLDRHGTGRILFRNSRSGIDGYPSRLLHQYPVPLPKQYKTAMAVMGNIGGIQSPEFNAMRALFPEKIFQEFEGEGSSWAQFDPRVEWLIAKLKELKHEKVLLICAKAETAISLEQVLREREAIKAAVFHEGMSIIERDRAAAFFADEYDSAQVLLCSEIGSEGRNFQFSHHLVLFDLPLNPDLLEQRIGRLDRIGQKHDINIHVPYFESTAQEVLLRWYHEGLDAFETTSTTGQMLYKSFSDDLLALIAEHNCDEDELDPLLEQAAKENAQLRTKMEQGRDRLLELHSSGQGKTDNIVAELEALDNDVILPAFMINVFDTFGVNQEDKGENTIILKPTEHMLNPSFPCLKDDGITVTFDRNTSLSQEDAHFISWDHPMVSGVMDMICNDDFGCASVALLKNNKLPVGTFFVEMIFVAEASAPKSLQVGRFLPPTPIRVLMDKGGNDLAQNVAFDAFNQQLSAVGRQTGSKLVNALQSAIHPLITQAGDIAQTQLESIQASAMDKMQKQLGDEQGRLQALKAINPNIRDEEVQVFDKQRAELSTHIEKAQLKLDAIRLIVVANQ
- the rluA gene encoding bifunctional tRNA pseudouridine(32) synthase/23S rRNA pseudouridine(746) synthase RluA, with the protein product MLLNYAPPLSPYLDILYQDEDMLVINKPSGLLTVPGKDPKHWDSAIARVNFVYPTARIVHRLDMATSGVLCLAMNKAAHRHLSIQFQDRLTHKHYIARVHGKLQQQTGSVDLPLVCDWPNRPKQMVCHESGKPSLTHFEVMEYEAQATRVKLTPITGRSHQLRVHMLSLGHVILGDRLYATGEALTAASRLQLHAEMLQISHPTTAEMMTFTAAVPF